One Thunnus thynnus chromosome 18, fThuThy2.1, whole genome shotgun sequence genomic region harbors:
- the tatdn3 gene encoding putative deoxyribonuclease tatdn3, whose translation MEYGFVDCHCHVSAREFEEDLEDVIQRTREVGVKTLVAVTEEVGEFDRVLQLQERYPDLVAPCFGLHPLQAGGGSEQRSVKLQDLDAALPMFYKHRERLVAIGEIGLDFTPWCAPTEQDRDDQMKVFIKQLDIAKELDLPVNVHSRSAAKVTIATMREQGIGRALLHNFAGKPSVALEGVKAGFFFSFPPAVCRNQQRDKLIKQIPLEHICLETDSPALGLDKHVRNEPCNIVLSCQRIADVKGLSPQTVRLVTAQNAYRLFPGANTHVHETV comes from the exons atgGAGTATGGCTTCGTAGACTGTCACTGTCATGTTTCAGCCCGTGAGTTTGAAGAG GATCTGGAGGATGTGATTCAGAGGACCAGAGAG gtcGGCGTGAAGACGCTGGTTGCAGTTACAGAAGAAGTCGGAGAGTTTGACAGAGTTCTGCAGCTGCAGGAACG TTATCCAGATCTGGTGGCTCCATGTTTCGGCCTCCATCCGCTGCAGGCCGGCGGGGGGTCTGAGCAGCGCAGCGTGAAGCTTCAG GACCTGGATGCTGCTCTGCCGATGTTCTACAAACACAGAGAACGGCTCGTTGCTATTGGAGAg atCGGGTTGGACTTCACGCCGTGGTGCGCTCCCACTGAGCAGGACAGAGACGACCAGATGAAGGTGTTTATTAAACAGCTCGACATCGCCAAGGAGCTGGATCTACCTGT GAACGTCCACTCACGATCAGCTGCTAAAGTCACAATAGCAACCATGAGAGAACAAG GTATCGGTCGAGCTCTGCTCCATAACTTTGCGGGGAAGCCGTCAGTGGCTCTGGAAGGGGTGAAGGCaggtttcttcttctcttttccaccTGCTGTCTGCAGGAACCAGCAG agagacaaactgaTCAAGCAGATCCCGCTGGAACACATCTGTCTTGAAACTGACTCTCCTGCCCTGGGCCTCGACAAGCAC GTGAGGAATGAGCCCTGTAACATCGTTCTGTCCTGCCAACGCATCGCTGACGTCAAAGGCCTGTCGCCACAAACGGTTCGGCTTGTCACAGCACAAAATGCATACAGACTTTTCCCCGGTGCTAACACACACGTACATGAAACTGTATGA
- the nsl1 gene encoding kinetochore-associated protein NSL1 homolog isoform X2, with protein MEPAESDTLRSNETNQEYRVQVTSKKQVTEQINKYKEVLKTALDGQPEDVKRVLLQELLANFEAAVQDNVLVNGQSWEEAPDVEEYEADDLESLLDDTIVETTRKRRTYPKKILRHAVHSLKAERKLMGLYENSVKPQAVIKNPDQESIMNDLSAAAPGMVKQAIQAIKSINTLQKQAEGLCEILNMKPSHASLEIHREVFGCSNQSDAPLPPAKEAMWNRQPIKRAVEEAAATDGYVPLAKKPIFPDGEPQKN; from the exons ATGGAGCCCGCAGAAAGTGACACTTTACGCAGTAATGAAACAAATCAAGAATATAGAGTTCAAGTAACGTCGAAAAAACAAGTAACGGagcagataaataaatacaaagaggTTTTAAAGACGGCTTTAGACGGACAACCGGAAGACGTGAAGCGAGTTTTACTGCAGGAGCTGCTGGCG AACTTCGAAGCCGCTGTCCAGGACAACGTGTTGGTGAACGGACAGTCTTGGGAAGAGGCGCCTGATGTTGAAG AGTATGAGGCTGATGATCTGGAAAGCCTGCTGGACGACACCATCGTCGAGACCACCAGGAAGCGCCGAACGTACCCCAAAAAGATCCTGCGTCACGCGGTCCACTCCCTCAAAGCTGAACGCAAACTCATG gggCTTTACGAGAACAGCGTCAAACCTCAGGCAGTGATCAAAAACCCCGATCAAG AGAGCATCATGAATGActtgtcagcagcagctcctgggaTGGTGAAACAGGCCATCCAGGCCAtaaag TCGATCAACACTctgcagaaacaagctgaagGCCTCTGCGAGATCCTCAACATGAAACCGAGCCACGCCTCTCTAGAGATCCACAGAGAAGTGTTCGGCTGCAGCAACCAATCAGACGCTCCGCTGCCTCCTGCGAAGGAAGCGATGTGGAACAGGCAGCCGATCAAAAGAGCTGTAGAGGAAGCGGCGGCTACGGACGGCTACGTGCCCCTCGCCAAGAAACCGATCTTCCCAGACGGGGAACCACAGAAGAACTAA
- the nsl1 gene encoding kinetochore-associated protein NSL1 homolog isoform X1, protein MEPAESDTLRSNETNQEYRVQVTSKKQVTEQINKYKEVLKTALDGQPEDVKRVLLQELLANFEAAVQDNVLVNGQSWEEAPDVEAEYEADDLESLLDDTIVETTRKRRTYPKKILRHAVHSLKAERKLMGLYENSVKPQAVIKNPDQESIMNDLSAAAPGMVKQAIQAIKSINTLQKQAEGLCEILNMKPSHASLEIHREVFGCSNQSDAPLPPAKEAMWNRQPIKRAVEEAAATDGYVPLAKKPIFPDGEPQKN, encoded by the exons ATGGAGCCCGCAGAAAGTGACACTTTACGCAGTAATGAAACAAATCAAGAATATAGAGTTCAAGTAACGTCGAAAAAACAAGTAACGGagcagataaataaatacaaagaggTTTTAAAGACGGCTTTAGACGGACAACCGGAAGACGTGAAGCGAGTTTTACTGCAGGAGCTGCTGGCG AACTTCGAAGCCGCTGTCCAGGACAACGTGTTGGTGAACGGACAGTCTTGGGAAGAGGCGCCTGATGTTGAAG CAGAGTATGAGGCTGATGATCTGGAAAGCCTGCTGGACGACACCATCGTCGAGACCACCAGGAAGCGCCGAACGTACCCCAAAAAGATCCTGCGTCACGCGGTCCACTCCCTCAAAGCTGAACGCAAACTCATG gggCTTTACGAGAACAGCGTCAAACCTCAGGCAGTGATCAAAAACCCCGATCAAG AGAGCATCATGAATGActtgtcagcagcagctcctgggaTGGTGAAACAGGCCATCCAGGCCAtaaag TCGATCAACACTctgcagaaacaagctgaagGCCTCTGCGAGATCCTCAACATGAAACCGAGCCACGCCTCTCTAGAGATCCACAGAGAAGTGTTCGGCTGCAGCAACCAATCAGACGCTCCGCTGCCTCCTGCGAAGGAAGCGATGTGGAACAGGCAGCCGATCAAAAGAGCTGTAGAGGAAGCGGCGGCTACGGACGGCTACGTGCCCCTCGCCAAGAAACCGATCTTCCCAGACGGGGAACCACAGAAGAACTAA
- the batf3 gene encoding basic leucine zipper transcriptional factor ATF-like 3 gives MSDCDSSCSSQQKNIKKNFLCERYEGSEDEGRRLKRREKNRVAAQKSRKRQTQRADVLHETCELLEQRNRKLRREVDSLSEEQRLLTEALRVHEPFCPIMHCSFASSNLQPDAIAARSV, from the exons ATGTCAGACTGTGATTCTTCCTGCAGCTCTCAGCAGAAGAATATCAAGAAAAACTTCCTCTGTGAGAGATATGAG ggttCAGAGGATGAAGGCAGAAGgctgaagaggagagaaaagaacagAGTTGCAGCCCAGAAGAGTcggaaaagacaaacacagagagctGATGTGCTgcatgag ACCTGCGAGCTGTTGGAGCAGAGGAACAGAAAGCTGAGGAGAGAG GTGGATTCTCTTTCTGAGGAGCAGCGTCTGCTGACCGAAGCTCTCAGAGTCCATGAGCCCTTCTGTCCCATCATGCACTGCTCTTTCGCCTCCTCCAACTTGCAGCCCGATGCCATAGCAGCCCGCTCAGTCTGA